A stretch of DNA from Candidatus Polarisedimenticolia bacterium:
CGAAGTACCACAGCCCGACGTGCTTCCCGGCGGCGTCCGTCACCTCCCACACGCGGATGTCCGGATGTGCGATCGGAACGCCCCTGGTCGGCTTGAACTGCAGCCCGAAGAGCCGGCCGGCGTTCCAGAAGATCGCCTCACGCATCTTCTCGAGCTGCAGGTACGGCGTGACGGCGTTCTGGTCGAGGTCGTACCTGGCCTTGCGGACCTTCTCGGCGTAGTACCGGTAATCCCACGGCTCGATCGTGACCCTCGTGCCCCCCTGGGCGGCCGCCGCGTCCGCCACCGCCTGCATGTCGGCGACTTCCTCGCGCACGCGGGCGACCGCCGGCTTCCAGACCGCCTCCATCAGCTCCATGGCGCGCTCGGGAGTCTTCGCCATCGAATCCTCGAGCCGCCAGTGCGCGTGCGTCGCGTAGCCCAGGAGCTTCGCCCGCTCGGCACGCAGCTTCAGGACCTCGGAGATCGTGGCGTTGTTGTCCTTCGCGTCGCCGTTGTTGCCGCGGCTGTAGTAGGTGCGCCATACCTTCTCGCGCAGATCGCGACGATCGGCGTACGTGAGGAACGGCTCCATGCTCGAGCGCGTGTTCAGGATCGCCCACTGCCCCTTGCGCCCGCGCGCCTCGGCGGCCTCCGCGGCCCCGGCCCGCGCCCCGGTCGGCAGCCCCGCGAGATCCGATTCCTTCTCGAGGTAGAGCACGTAGTCCGTCTCGTCCGCCAGGAGGTTCTGGGAAAACGTGGTGAACAGGGTCGCGAGCCTCTGATTGATCTCCGCCACGCGCTGCCGTGCGGCCCCTTCGAGGCGCGCCCCGGCGTGGACGAAGGTCGTGTAGTCCAGCCAGACCAGCCGCTTCTGCTCCGGCGTCAGGCCGCTCGACTCGCGCGCGTCATAGACGGCGGCGATCCGCGAGAACAGCTCCCTGTTCTGGACGATCTGATCGTTGAAGGCCGCGAGCTTGGGCGCCATCTCCGTCTCGACCTTCTGGAACTCGTCCGTGCTCATCGTGGACCTGAAGACGTTGTAGATCGGGGAGATCCGCTCGAGGGCTTTTCCCGCCCGCTCGAACGCGGCGATGGTGTTCTCGAAGTCGGGCTTGGCCGGGCTCTTCGCGATCGCGTCGATTTCCTTCAGGTTCTCGGCCATCGCGGCTTCGAGCGCCGGCTTGAAGTCCGCGACCTTGACCTTGTCGAACGGCGGCACCCCGCCGTACGGTCCGGACCACTTCTGGAGCAAGGGGTTCTCGGCTTTCAACGGCGTGGCCGCGAGCACGGCGACCGCGGCGGCGACCACGAGCAAACCGGTCTTCGGCATGGGCAGGGCTCCTTATCATCGAGTCAGGCCAGCGATTTTATTACGGATCGGGTCCCGCGTCCGCTGTCAGCCGGCCCTCCCGGCGAAGTGGCCGTACCGCGAATCGTGTCCCGACCCCTATTTCTTCGACGGCCGCATCGCCGCCCGGAGCTTGTCGGCAAGCGAGCCGAAGCCCTCGGCCTGCGCCTGGTCCTGCTGGGCCGCGTACTCGCGGACTTCACTCTTCTCCCCGGCCTCGAGGACCGCCTTGCGACTCAGCTGGATCCGTCGCCCCGCCGGGTCGACCTCGAGCACGATCACCTCGACCTCGCTCCCGAGCGGAAACGCCTTCCGCAGGTCGCCCCCCCTGTCGACCCCGGTCTCCGAGAGGTGGATGAGACCCGTGCGCCCGGGCGCCAGGAATACGAAGACACCGTACTTCTCGATACGCTCCACCTTCCCCGTGAGGCGGGCCCCGGCCACGATCTCCACGCGGGGCTGAGGCTGCGGGGCCTGGGACTCGGCGGCATGCCCGGTCGCACCCTGGGCCCTTACCGACCCGGCCTCCAGCACCGCGACTCCGATCCTCTTCTTCTCCGGATCGATGCTCAGGATCTCGACCGCGACCGTGGCCCCCGGCGGGACGGCCGCCTTCCATCCATCCCGCTTCCCCGTCGGCGCGAACGCGGAGACGTGGGCCAGCGCTTCGATCCCCGGCTCCAGCTCCACGAAGACGCCGAAGTCGGCGATGCGGGTGACCTTCCCCTTCAGCGCCTGGCCGGTTTGATACTTCCCGGCCACCGTCGACCAGGGATCGGCCTGCAGCTGCTTGAGGCCGAGCGAGATCTTCCGGCCGTCGTCGTCCACGCGGAGGACCCTGACCGTGATCGCGTCACCCGGCCGGACCACGTCCGCCGGATTCTCCACCCGCGACCAGCCCATCTCCGACACGTGGAGGAGGCCCTGGACCCCCCCGCCGAGGTCGACGAACGCGCCGTATGCCATCACCGACGCCACGCGGCCCGGCAGGTCCGCCCCGGGGACGACGGCCCGGCGGATCGCCTCGGCCTTCTCACTCTCCTCGTCCTTGAGGAAGGCGCGCCGGGAGACGACGATGTCCTTGCCATCCTCCTTGAACTCGACGATCCGGAACGTGTAGCCCTGCCCGACGTGGACCGCGGGATCGTCCGTGAA
This window harbors:
- a CDS encoding M3 family metallopeptidase, which codes for MPKTGLLVVAAAVAVLAATPLKAENPLLQKWSGPYGGVPPFDKVKVADFKPALEAAMAENLKEIDAIAKSPAKPDFENTIAAFERAGKALERISPIYNVFRSTMSTDEFQKVETEMAPKLAAFNDQIVQNRELFSRIAAVYDARESSGLTPEQKRLVWLDYTTFVHAGARLEGAARQRVAEINQRLATLFTTFSQNLLADETDYVLYLEKESDLAGLPTGARAGAAEAAEARGRKGQWAILNTRSSMEPFLTYADRRDLREKVWRTYYSRGNNGDAKDNNATISEVLKLRAERAKLLGYATHAHWRLEDSMAKTPERAMELMEAVWKPAVARVREEVADMQAVADAAAAQGGTRVTIEPWDYRYYAEKVRKARYDLDQNAVTPYLQLEKMREAIFWNAGRLFGLQFKPTRGVPIAHPDIRVWEVTDAAGKHVGLWYFDPYARPGKRSGAWMNAYRNQSKFDGVVTTIVSNNANFVKGKPGEPVLISWDDASTMFHEFGHALHGLLSSVNYPSLSGTDVARDFVEFPSQLLEHWMSVPEILNRFALHYKTGKPIPKDLVEKIDRASKFNQGFITVEYLAGALVDMKLHLAATADGTIDPQVFERETLTALGMPKEIVMRHRTTQFSHIFSSDGYSAGYYSYLWSDTLSADAWEAFVEAGGPYDKAVAKRLRDNVFSTGNTIDPAEDYRNFRGRDPGIAALMRKRGLPMTAEQGGGKASE
- a CDS encoding S1 RNA-binding domain-containing protein — translated: MDLPRSDPDEKDEFARMMEESLAPTFHQEGETVQGTIVAIGAEVAFVDIGGKGEATIDVEELADPDSEVQVKVGDTVQAVVVSTVGGLKLSHKLARGAVTRQRLNDAFRAGLPVEGHVEKAIKGGYEVRIGGQRAFCPISQIDTRFTDDPAVHVGQGYTFRIVEFKEDGKDIVVSRRAFLKDEESEKAEAIRRAVVPGADLPGRVASVMAYGAFVDLGGGVQGLLHVSEMGWSRVENPADVVRPGDAITVRVLRVDDDGRKISLGLKQLQADPWSTVAGKYQTGQALKGKVTRIADFGVFVELEPGIEALAHVSAFAPTGKRDGWKAAVPPGATVAVEILSIDPEKKRIGVAVLEAGSVRAQGATGHAAESQAPQPQPRVEIVAGARLTGKVERIEKYGVFVFLAPGRTGLIHLSETGVDRGGDLRKAFPLGSEVEVIVLEVDPAGRRIQLSRKAVLEAGEKSEVREYAAQQDQAQAEGFGSLADKLRAAMRPSKK